In a single window of the Coffea eugenioides isolate CCC68of unplaced genomic scaffold, Ceug_1.0 ScVebR1_3251;HRSCAF=4431, whole genome shotgun sequence genome:
- the LOC113757693 gene encoding probable L-type lectin-domain containing receptor kinase S.7 has translation MHPSTNCFLFLSLVVLSFNSKDTQPLLLSNSSETRLFELHSLPNGYLTFVGDSHLQHRAIALTREGMLTNAPRSAGVVFYRQPILFLDPHSKKVRSFYTMFAFSIQNYGDGEAPGDGLAFLISQNDDLLGSPGYLGLVDSTDLTRNKFIAIEFDTKCDSIFHDPDDNHVGLDINNLSSVKLATSSALRSLDVNLKSGYPIITWIDYKSDEKRLEIFLSKSYLKPSKPILKVDIDLSNYLKDEMFVGFSAATKGTMQLTHIEHWEFTIMKLSPPPPPPPPAESGITFSNPPDSRQRHKDLSKFAIGLAVGVCSVPFLGLIGWYCWKKFIGIIQKSEGTNNVERQNIRTSGGKSCQEIQLSILVGEVAGGLHFEKVLDNVAELIRVKKVKSSLSPCNSLPAVKPCILPLCKNLPLRTNDIT, from the coding sequence ATGCATCCGTCTACAAACTGTTTCCTTTTTTTATCCCTGGTCGTCCTTTCCTTTAACTCCAAAGACACGCAACCCTTGCTGCTATCTAATTCTTCAGAGACCAGGTTGTTTGAGCTGCATTCTTTACCCAACGGTTATCTTACTTTTGTGGGTGATTCTCACCTGCAGCATAGGGCGATTGCATTAACAAGGGAAGGCATGCTGACTAATGCTCCAAGGAGCGCTGGAGTCGTATTCTACCGTCAACCCATATTGTTCTTAGACCCTCATTCGAAAAAGGTCCGTTCATTTTACACCATGTTTGCCTTCTCCATTCAGAACTATGGAGACGGAGAGGCTCCTGGGGATGGCCTAGCATTCTTAATTTCCCAAAATGATGATCTCCTTGGAAGTCCTGGATACTTGGGATTGGTTGATTCTACAGATTTAACCAGGAACAAATTTATAGCAATTGAGTTCGACACAAAATGTGATTCTATCTTTCATGATCCCGATGATAATCACGTCGGGTTAGATATCAACAACCTTTCATCCGTCAAACTTGCCACATCCTCTGCTTTGCGTTCTTTggatgtgaatttgaaaagtgGTTATCCGATTATTACTTGGATCGATTACAAGAGTGATGAAAAGAGGTTGGAAATTTTCTTAAGTAAATCATATTTGAAGCCTAGTAAGCCCATCTTGAAGGTTGACATTGACCTGTCCAACTACCTAAAAGATGAGATGTTCGTGGGATTTTCTGCTGCAACAAAGGGAACCATGCAATTGACCCATATTGAACACTGGGAATTTACAATTATGAAGTTAAGTCCACCGCCTCCTCCCCCACCGCCTGCTGAGTCCGGAATAACCTTCTCAAATCCCCCTGACTCTAGACAAAGACATAAAGATCTTAGCAAGTTTGCAATTGGTCTCGCCGTAGGAGTATGTTCTGTTCCTTTCCTAGGACTCATTGGTTGGTattgttggaagaaattcaTAGGGATAATCCAGAAATCAGAAGGAACAAACAATGTAGAGAGGCAAAATATCAGGACATCAGGAGGAAAATCTTGTCAGGAGATTCAACTTTCTATTTTAGTTGGTGAAGTAGCAGGAGGCCTCCACTTTGAGAAAGTGTTAGACAATGTAGCTGAGCTTATTCGTGTGAAAAAAGTGAAATCTAGTCTCTCTCCTTGCAATAGTTTGCCTGCAGTAAAACCCTGTATCCTCCCTCTCTGCAAAAATTTGCCACTCAGAACAAATGACATCACTTAA
- the LOC113757699 gene encoding uncharacterized protein LOC113757699: MNFSDMASEATSQSKGKGKGYFTWTPEMDRVMGTCFIDQMNQGNKLDGKCAWKTAAYTAVMNALFDKLNISVTKANIISRFKTWEKHYDILYPLLQSYNSGSAIIWDYSRGRIDVCDEDVWNARVSENPKIVPYRKKNSG; this comes from the exons ATGAATTTTTCAG ATATGGCATCTGAAGCAACATCTCAGTCAAAAGGGAAAGGCAAAGGGTATTTCACTTGGACTCCTGAAATGGATCGTGTAATGGGCACTTGTTTTATTGACCAAATGAACCAAGGAAACAAATTGGATGGTAAATGTGCATGGAAGACAGCAGCCTACACCGCCGTAATGAATGCTTTATTCGATAAGCTCAATATATCTGTGACAAAGGCTAATATTATATCTCGTTTCAAGACATGGGAGAAACACTATGACATCCTATACCCACTGCTCCAGTCATATAACTCTGGGTCTGCGATAATATGGGACTACTCTAGAGGTAGAATTGATGTTTGTGATGAGGATGTATGGAATGCTCGAGTAAGTGAGAATCCAAAAATTGTTccttatagaaaaaaaaatagtggtTGA